The following nucleotide sequence is from uncultured Draconibacterium sp..
AGAACGATGATAGCCACATACAAAACATGGTTAGATACAATTATGGTTCGAATTAATTCCCAATTAAATCTGAATAAAAATGAAAACACAATATATTTTAATCTTAGTACTGGTCTGTAGTTGCATTATACAGGCAATAGGGCAAACGAGCACGGAGAACTATATAAAATCGGAAGCGGTATTAGTCTCCGGAAAAACCACAGAGACAGCTGTAAATAGTCTTAGCTATACTCAAAAGCAAACTGCCGTTAAATATTTTGATGGCCTGGGGCGTGCAGATCAAACGAACCTATACAAAGGAGCTGGGGATGCAAGCAAAGATATCATTACCTCTGTAGGTTACGATGGTTTTGGCCGCGAAGAGAAGCAATATTTACCGTTTGCATCAGCAAAGAATATGGCTTATCACACCAGTGTTACATCGGTGTCCAACTTTGCGATTTATGATACACCTTTAGGAGATGATAATAATGACGATACCTATGCCTATTCACAGAACGTGTACGAAGCATCGCCTCTCAGCCGAATAGAGAAACAAGCAATGCCCGGTTATAACTGGCGAAACGGCTCGGGGCATGAACAAAAATTTGAGCAAGGAACAAATAGCTCGGGTGAGGTAGAATATTTTTATGTGAACAGCAGCAATGGCCTATCCAAGGGGACTGATTATGGCGCAGGAACCCTTTACAAGAGCACTGCCTGGGATGAAAACAACTCAGAATCGTTTAGTGTAAGCCGTACAGAAGAATTTACCGATAAACGTGGCAATGTAGTATTAAAGAAAAGCTGGAGCGGAAGTACCGAACACCAGACGTATTATGTATACGATGATTACAACCGGTTACGCTTTGTCCTTCCTCCAAAGAGCGTTGAAGATGAGTCGGTATCTAGCACCGAACTAAGTCAGTTGTGTTACCAGTATAAATACGACGGACGAGGAAGATTAACAGAAAAGAAACTTCCGGGAGCGGGCTGGGTATACCTGATCTACGACAGCCGCGACCGTTTGGTACTAACCCAGGATGCAAAACTCAGGGCTCTGAGTTCTTATAAATACCACTATATAAAGTACGATGAACTCAACCGTCCCAAAGAGGAGGGAATCTGCACCGAGAATAAGAGTTATTCTACCCTACGCTCCACGGTAGCAAATAGTAGTAACTATACACCAGTGGGATGCAGTGCTACAGGATATACCTATTACGATAATTATAGCTGGGGAGTACCATACAGTTACAGCAGTGTATATGCCGATCATAGCCAAACCGGTAATGTAACAGGCCTGGTAACGGGAATGAAAAGCAAAGTATTGGGTACGAGCACATGGTTAACTACCGTAAATTACTACGATAAGTTTGGCCACCTGATTCAGCAATACCAAAGTAATCCTGATGGCGGTTATAACCGTACATCAACAGCTTACAATTTTACTGACCAGCCAATAAAACAGCAGGTTTACCATAAAAAGACAAGCGGAGCAACGGCCAAAACAACCGAAGAAAAATACAGCTACGACCATATGGGCCGCCCTACCAAAGTGGAGCATAGCTACAACGGGGCAGGTTTTGTAACTGTTGCCCAAAATACTTACGACGAGATAGGCAGGTTGCAAAAGAAAGAGTTGCATAATACTTACCAGGATATCGATTACACGTATAACGTGCGAGGTTGGTTAACCAAAATCAATGATCCGGATGCAAGTTATTCAAGTACCAAGTATTTTGCTGAAGAGTTATACTATAATTCAACCGGTGAGCTGGTAAATTTGGATGATGCAGCACAGCACAACGGAAATATAAGTGGAATCCGCTGGCGAAACAACAGTACGAAACGAGCAGCTTATGCCTTTCGTTACGATGGACTAAACCGTGTGACCAAAGGAGATTATGGTTCAAGGACATCAACCGGGAGTGTAACGAACCAGTCTTATTACGATGTTCCAACAGTTGGTTACGACAGGAACGGGAATATTACATCGTTAAGCAGAAAGAACTCATCGGGAGGAACAAAAGAAAGTCTTACCTACACTTATGCAGGTAACCAATTGTCATCATTAAGCGGAACGTACAACGGAAGCTCCATAAGCGGAAAGACTTTTGCTTACGATGATAACGGCAATGCAAAAACCGATAACCTTAGGGGAACTACAGTTCAATACTTCGATGAGATTGATTTACCAAAGAAATACACAAAAAGCAGTTACTATGCGCAGTACGAATATGATGCAGCAGGCACAAAATGGAGTAAAACAGCCGTAACCAGTGGCACAAGTACGATGGAGTATTATGGAAGTTTTATTTATCAGGACGGCACACTGGACCGTGTACTAACCAGTGAGGGCTACTACCTTGTAAGCAATGGCAAATACCATTACAACCTGAAAGACCATTTGGGAAATACGCGTATGGTTGTTAGTTACAGTGGCTCAACACCAACGGTAGAGCAGGTAATAGAGTATTACCCGTTTGGAAGTCTGTTCTCGGAGAACAATCTGGATAAAAATAAGTACCTTTACAACGGTAAGGAATTACAGGATGAGTTCTTTGAGAATTA
It contains:
- a CDS encoding DUF6443 domain-containing protein, encoding MKTQYILILVLVCSCIIQAIGQTSTENYIKSEAVLVSGKTTETAVNSLSYTQKQTAVKYFDGLGRADQTNLYKGAGDASKDIITSVGYDGFGREEKQYLPFASAKNMAYHTSVTSVSNFAIYDTPLGDDNNDDTYAYSQNVYEASPLSRIEKQAMPGYNWRNGSGHEQKFEQGTNSSGEVEYFYVNSSNGLSKGTDYGAGTLYKSTAWDENNSESFSVSRTEEFTDKRGNVVLKKSWSGSTEHQTYYVYDDYNRLRFVLPPKSVEDESVSSTELSQLCYQYKYDGRGRLTEKKLPGAGWVYLIYDSRDRLVLTQDAKLRALSSYKYHYIKYDELNRPKEEGICTENKSYSTLRSTVANSSNYTPVGCSATGYTYYDNYSWGVPYSYSSVYADHSQTGNVTGLVTGMKSKVLGTSTWLTTVNYYDKFGHLIQQYQSNPDGGYNRTSTAYNFTDQPIKQQVYHKKTSGATAKTTEEKYSYDHMGRPTKVEHSYNGAGFVTVAQNTYDEIGRLQKKELHNTYQDIDYTYNVRGWLTKINDPDASYSSTKYFAEELYYNSTGELVNLDDAAQHNGNISGIRWRNNSTKRAAYAFRYDGLNRVTKGDYGSRTSTGSVTNQSYYDVPTVGYDRNGNITSLSRKNSSGGTKESLTYTYAGNQLSSLSGTYNGSSISGKTFAYDDNGNAKTDNLRGTTVQYFDEIDLPKKYTKSSYYAQYEYDAAGTKWSKTAVTSGTSTMEYYGSFIYQDGTLDRVLTSEGYYLVSNGKYHYNLKDHLGNTRMVVSYSGSTPTVEQVIEYYPFGSLFSENNLDKNKYLYNGKELQDEFFENYDYGARFYDPALGRWHSIDPHAENYLNWTPYNYVANNPMLLVDPDGMDWFYHSTDGVSDPTWNWHDGSEYNTGVKNSDGEDVILQGVEAVVVFEGSVDEKLGTKEKGDEGYDGKHTDGYMDGEGAQTASVTVYGPDGADDVKSYTGYTMSSDPSKYGVVNDGTYDANYDKTGKSGALKSNWTLNARGRVSTYWDNPYRPNQKDNNGNYYLTGVFIHRSNKSGWAGGGVSKGCLLISPKDWKNFNNQMNGVKNFKVQVTRTTHAPYKLPQTN